A genome region from Tursiops truncatus isolate mTurTru1 chromosome 15, mTurTru1.mat.Y, whole genome shotgun sequence includes the following:
- the ITPRIPL2 gene encoding inositol 1,4,5-trisphosphate receptor-interacting protein-like 2, whose amino-acid sequence MSVHYTLNLRVFWPLVTGLCTALVCLYHVLRGSGDARTEPPEGADGGFPLLKVAVLLLLGYILLRCRHAVRQRFLPGSPRLGGHSALSPRHLGEPSLDILLESYYEHEVRLSPHVLGHSKAHVSRIVGELVRAGRARGSPGPIPGGALALAFRGDFIQVGSAYEQHKIRRPDGFDVLVPLRLPPLVALEPRSLGAEPALAPAFHGCFVCALKAPPGASGGHWLRDCKAFADGFCVDVRGRRHLSATLVLRWFQSHLQRSLATVRYSLEGRCRVSLTPGGLEQPPTLHVLPCRTDYGCCRLSMAVRLIPAVHLGDSVFLVAPPLPPSPVGPLSELPGGLRADALWGVNTARQEQKLLSWLQERAPPGACYLKCLQLLKALRDLGARGLDPTAATQWGRILSSYVLKTVLLAALLRQGAPAQGWDEAHLGERLEELVQFLRDCLLRRRTLFHCLLGPGGAAAEVGPLPKVLREATPVDLLATFDRQARELAAARLLSTWRRLPQLLRAYGGPRYLARCPPPRNQRPQGFPEDEP is encoded by the coding sequence ATGTCGGTGCACTACACCCTGAATCTGCGCGTCTTCTGGCCCCTGGTGACTGGCCTGTGCACCGCCCTCGTGTGCCTCTACCATGTCCTGCGGGGAAGCGGGGACGCCCGGACCGAGCCCCCCGAAGGCGCGGACGGCGGCTTCCCGCTGCTCAAGGTGGCCGTCCTGCTGCTCCTCGGCTACATCCTCCTGCGCTGTCGCCACGCTGTCCGGCAGCGCTTCCTGCCGGGGTCTCCCCGCCTGGGGGGCCACTCCGCCTTATCTCCTAGACACTTAGGAGAGCCCAGCCTCGACATCTTGCTGGAGAGTTATTACGAGCACGAGGTGCGCCTGTCGCCGCACGTGCTGGGCCACAGCAAAGCACACGTGAGCCGGATCGTGGGCGAGCTGGTGCGGGCTGGCCGCGCCCGAGGGTCCCCAGGCCCCATCCCCGGGGGAGCGCTGGCCTTGGCCTTTCGCGGAGATTTCATCCAGGTAGGCAGTGCCTACGAGCAGCATAAAATCCGCCGGCCCGACGGCTTCGACGTGTTGGTGCCGCTGCGCCTCCCTCCCCTGGTGGCGCTGGAGCCGCGGAGCCTGGGCGCGGAGCCCGCGCTGGCCCCAGCCTTCCACGGCTGCTTCGTGTGCGCACTGAAGGCGCCGCCAGGGGCTTCCGGGGGCCACTGGCTCCGGGACTGCAAAGCTTTCGCCGACGGCTTCTGCGTGGATGTGCGCGGGCGGCGCCATCTCTCGGCTACGCTGGTACTGCGCTGGTTTCAGTCGCACCTGCAGCGCTCCCTGGCCACCGTGCGCTACAGCCTGGAGGGGCGTTGTCGGGTCAGCCTGACCCCAGGCGGCCTGGAGCAGCCCCCTACCCTACACGTCCTCCCCTGCCGCACCGATTACGGCTGCTGCCGCCTTTCCATGGCCGTGCGTCTCATCCCTGCCGTCCACTTGGGCGACAGCGTCTTCCTGGTGGCCCCACCACTGCCACCCTCACCCGTCGGGCCCCTGTCGGAGCTCCCGGGAGGCCTGCGCGCCGATGCACTGTGGGGTGTGAACACGGCGCGCCAGGAGCAGAAGCTGCTGAGCTGGCTGCAGGAAAGGGCCCCTCCAGGTGCCTGCTACCTCAAGTGCCTGCAGTTGCTTAAAGCTCTGCGAGACCTGGGCGCCCGCGGGCTGGACCCGACGGCCGCCACCCAGTGGGGACGCATCCTATCCTCATACGTGCTCAAGACAGTGCTGCTGGCGGCGCTGCTACGCCAGGGGGCTCCCGCACAAGGCTGGGACGAGGCGCACCTGGGCGAGCGCTTGGAAGAGCTAGTACAGTTCCTCAGGGATTGCCTGCTGCGACGCCGTACACTCTTCCACTGCCTCCTGGGCCCTGGAGGGGCGGCCGCCGAGGTGGGCCCACTGCCCAAGGTACTGCGTGAAGCCACCCCGGTTGACCTCCTGGCCACTTTCGACAGGCAGGCCCGGGAACTCGCAGCGGCACGGTTGCTGTCCACGTGGCGAAGGCTGCCCCAGCTTCTCCGGGCCTATGGGGGTCCCCGCTACCTTGCCAGGTGTCCCCCACCCCGGAATCAGCGCCCCCAGGGGTTCCCTGAAGATGAACCATAA